Proteins encoded together in one Haloarcula rubripromontorii window:
- a CDS encoding zinc-dependent alcohol dehydrogenase family protein — MQAVLLEEFQEPLTVQDVERPEPEPDGAVAEVIGCGICRSDWHCWQGDWDWFGYRPDPPHVLGHEPTGRIVSVGENVENVEEGQEVAIPFNFACGSCDLCRNGRENICENHIGLGFMNQAPGAFAEEVHIPNADLNAVPLPDDIDAESAAGMGCRFMTSFHAMAHRAPVSAGDDVVIHGCGGIGLSAVHIANALGGNVIGVDLMDEKLERAEDLGAVATVNAQEVDDPAKEVRDITDGGADVSADALGIATTCQNAVNSLRKGGTHVQIGLTTSEEEGMVPLPTDEFVAKEIDFKGSLGLQPSRYSEMLDMVESSKLDPTALVEETVDIHQVPDELAAMSDYNTVGIPVCNEFSN, encoded by the coding sequence ATGCAGGCAGTACTACTAGAAGAGTTTCAGGAACCGCTAACAGTACAGGATGTCGAACGGCCCGAGCCGGAGCCGGACGGGGCTGTCGCCGAGGTCATCGGCTGTGGTATCTGTCGGTCCGACTGGCACTGCTGGCAGGGAGACTGGGACTGGTTCGGCTACCGCCCTGACCCGCCACACGTCCTCGGTCACGAGCCGACAGGCCGAATCGTCTCTGTCGGCGAGAACGTCGAAAACGTCGAGGAAGGGCAGGAGGTCGCGATTCCGTTCAACTTTGCCTGCGGGAGCTGTGACCTCTGTCGGAACGGACGCGAAAACATCTGTGAGAACCACATCGGGCTCGGGTTCATGAATCAGGCGCCCGGCGCGTTCGCGGAGGAGGTCCACATTCCCAACGCCGACCTCAACGCCGTTCCGCTTCCGGACGACATTGACGCCGAATCGGCCGCTGGGATGGGCTGTCGGTTCATGACCTCGTTCCACGCGATGGCCCACCGAGCACCGGTCAGCGCCGGCGACGACGTGGTCATCCACGGCTGCGGTGGCATCGGCCTCTCGGCGGTCCACATCGCGAACGCCCTTGGCGGCAACGTCATCGGGGTGGACCTGATGGACGAGAAACTGGAGCGGGCTGAAGACCTCGGTGCTGTCGCTACCGTCAACGCACAGGAGGTCGATGACCCCGCTAAAGAGGTCAGAGACATCACTGACGGCGGGGCCGATGTATCTGCAGATGCCCTCGGCATCGCGACGACCTGCCAGAACGCGGTGAACTCGCTACGCAAGGGCGGGACGCACGTCCAGATCGGACTCACCACCAGCGAGGAGGAGGGGATGGTGCCGCTCCCGACCGACGAGTTCGTCGCCAAAGAAATCGATTTCAAAGGGTCGCTCGGCCTCCAGCCGTCGCGCTACAGCGAGATGCTTGATATGGTGGAGTCGAGCAAACTCGACCCGACTGCACTGGTCGAGGAGACGGTCGACATCCATCAGGTACCCGACGAACTGGCCGCGATGAGTGACTACAACACGGTCGGTATTCCAGTCTGCAACGAGTTCAGCAACTGA
- a CDS encoding MFS transporter yields MVLGTDTRVLTLAFARMADALGNSFLIIVLPLYIASGQVSLAGIAGQQILGFTLQTETLIGLVLSLFGLLNSFGQPVTGRLSDRTGKRRVFVLTGLVLFAIGSAAYPFLSSYWTVLAARAFQGLGAAFTIPATVALVNDYAASDAERGGNFGVFNTFRLIGFGFGPIIAGVVITGGLAATDVVTYWVAGTAISGFTAAFAIAVLGAVVSFALVWALIQDPPFEADAGKDLSIAVFDREGEGLDSVFVLGVGTFMMASTIALFATLEGPIRMRLDESTLFFSVQFAAVVIANVVFQVPIGRASDRFGRRPFIVAGFVILVPSVFAQGVVTGPWSMLLARFVQGIAVALVFAPSLALAGDLAGARGSGTTLSVLTMAFGLGVAIGPLASGLLYNAGSFSTPFTAGAALAFVGLVLTYTQVEETLDLGPESDQPAPQD; encoded by the coding sequence ATGGTTCTCGGCACTGACACGCGAGTTCTGACGCTGGCGTTCGCCCGGATGGCGGACGCGCTCGGCAACTCGTTTCTCATCATCGTCCTCCCCCTGTACATCGCCAGCGGGCAGGTGTCGCTGGCCGGTATCGCCGGCCAACAGATACTCGGGTTCACACTCCAGACGGAGACGCTTATCGGGCTGGTGTTGTCCCTGTTCGGCCTGCTGAACAGTTTCGGCCAGCCCGTCACCGGGCGGCTCTCGGACCGGACCGGCAAGCGCCGGGTGTTCGTCCTCACCGGGCTGGTGCTGTTCGCTATCGGCAGCGCGGCCTATCCGTTCCTCTCCTCGTACTGGACGGTCCTCGCTGCCCGGGCGTTTCAGGGTCTCGGTGCGGCCTTTACGATTCCGGCGACGGTCGCACTGGTCAACGACTACGCGGCGAGTGACGCCGAGCGTGGCGGGAACTTCGGCGTGTTCAACACCTTCCGGCTCATCGGCTTTGGCTTCGGACCGATTATCGCCGGTGTCGTCATCACCGGCGGACTCGCGGCGACCGATGTGGTGACCTACTGGGTCGCCGGCACTGCGATATCTGGCTTCACCGCCGCCTTCGCCATCGCCGTACTGGGCGCTGTTGTGAGCTTTGCCCTCGTCTGGGCGCTGATTCAGGACCCGCCGTTCGAGGCCGACGCGGGCAAGGACCTCTCGATAGCCGTCTTCGACCGGGAGGGTGAGGGGCTGGATTCGGTGTTCGTCCTCGGCGTCGGCACGTTCATGATGGCGTCCACCATCGCGCTGTTTGCCACCCTCGAAGGCCCGATTCGGATGCGACTGGACGAGTCGACGCTGTTTTTCAGCGTTCAGTTCGCCGCCGTCGTTATCGCGAACGTCGTCTTTCAGGTACCCATCGGTCGAGCGAGCGACCGATTCGGCCGGCGACCGTTCATCGTCGCCGGGTTCGTCATCCTTGTTCCGTCGGTGTTTGCACAGGGTGTCGTGACAGGGCCGTGGAGCATGCTCCTGGCGCGGTTCGTTCAGGGCATCGCCGTCGCGCTCGTGTTCGCCCCGTCGCTTGCTCTTGCCGGTGATCTGGCCGGCGCACGCGGGTCCGGAACGACGCTGTCGGTCCTGACGATGGCGTTCGGCCTCGGCGTCGCTATCGGGCCGCTGGCGTCGGGCCTGCTGTACAACGCCGGCTCGTTCAGCACGCCCTTCACCGCCGGGGCCGCGCTCGCGTTTGTCGGACTCGTCCTGACGTACACACAGGTCGAGGAGACGCTGGACCTCGGGCCGGAGTCAGACCAGCCGGCACCGCAGGACTGA
- the lysA gene encoding diaminopimelate decarboxylase has product MSHDSPPVRRLADWDHERLEAVAAEHGTPLYVVDLDRVAENYERFTAAFPDAHVMYAAKAHTGQAVLSKLLETGADIECAAWGELQRAINAGADPNTLQYTAVNPPDRDLDRAVELAAENPGLTITGGARDTFDRLEERGYDGRVAIRINPGIGTGHHEKVATGKDAKFGIPYDEVPEVAADVRERFDLVGLHAHAGSGVLHDDLDDHCRAIGKVADMGREVIADGAELDFVDFGGGFGVPYRETTEPLDMDVVGEKVREAVGDLDAQVKLEPGRYVVADAELILSEVNTIKETPAATVVGVDASLATLIRPAMFGSYHPIRNVTAPDREAEPVSVGGPCCTSADVFCTDRPVARPERTDLLAIGNAGAYGYELANQFHSQPRPAEIAFEGGETRVVRERETLTDVTRMEQ; this is encoded by the coding sequence ATGAGCCACGACTCGCCGCCGGTCCGCCGCCTCGCGGACTGGGATCACGAGCGTCTGGAGGCGGTGGCTGCCGAACACGGCACGCCGCTGTACGTCGTCGACCTCGACCGCGTCGCCGAGAACTACGAGCGGTTCACCGCGGCGTTCCCCGACGCCCACGTCATGTACGCCGCGAAGGCCCACACCGGGCAGGCCGTCCTCTCGAAACTGCTTGAGACAGGCGCTGACATCGAGTGTGCCGCCTGGGGAGAGCTCCAGCGGGCTATCAATGCCGGGGCAGACCCGAACACGCTCCAGTACACGGCCGTCAATCCGCCGGATCGCGACCTCGACCGTGCCGTCGAGCTGGCCGCCGAGAACCCCGGGCTGACGATTACAGGAGGTGCGCGGGACACCTTCGACCGCCTCGAAGAGCGCGGCTACGATGGCCGGGTCGCCATCCGCATCAACCCCGGCATCGGCACGGGCCACCACGAGAAGGTCGCCACCGGCAAGGACGCCAAGTTCGGCATCCCCTACGACGAGGTGCCCGAGGTCGCCGCAGACGTGCGCGAGCGGTTCGACCTCGTCGGTCTGCATGCCCACGCCGGTAGCGGCGTCCTCCACGATGACCTGGACGACCACTGTCGGGCCATCGGGAAGGTCGCCGACATGGGCCGGGAGGTCATCGCCGACGGCGCGGAGCTGGACTTTGTCGACTTCGGCGGCGGCTTCGGTGTGCCGTACCGCGAGACGACCGAGCCACTGGACATGGACGTGGTCGGCGAGAAGGTCCGCGAGGCCGTCGGCGACCTCGACGCGCAGGTCAAGCTCGAACCCGGCCGCTACGTCGTCGCCGACGCCGAACTGATTCTGAGCGAGGTCAACACGATCAAAGAAACGCCCGCGGCGACGGTCGTCGGCGTCGACGCCTCGCTGGCGACGCTCATCCGGCCGGCGATGTTCGGCTCCTACCACCCGATTCGGAACGTCACCGCGCCGGACCGGGAGGCCGAGCCGGTGTCGGTCGGCGGCCCCTGCTGTACGAGCGCCGACGTGTTCTGCACTGACCGCCCCGTCGCTCGACCCGAGCGAACTGACCTGCTGGCAATCGGCAACGCCGGCGCATACGGGTACGAACTGGCGAACCAGTTCCACTCCCAGCCCCGTCCCGCGGAAATTGCCTTCGAGGGCGGCGAGACGCGAGTTGTCAGGGAGCGCGAGACGCTGACGGACGTGACCCGCATGGAACAGTAA
- a CDS encoding phosphoribosyltransferase encodes MFTDRSDAAQQLVTALRRRDAVADIVVTLAPDGVPVGTVVADATGLPMDVIVIQRIQAPNHPELTIGAVAPGGFSWINSPMMRFLDVNWEYIQEAKIHASDTVESRAVDYGETWGPLDVAGKRVLLVDDGIPTGAAMRVAIQRLRKAGANEVLAAAPVAPPDVLEEVQRWADDVVVPLKPAAFQATADYYEEFDSITDEDATTALSDLVQRRSA; translated from the coding sequence ATGTTCACAGACCGCTCGGATGCGGCGCAACAGCTCGTGACCGCGCTGCGCCGGCGGGATGCCGTCGCCGATATCGTCGTCACGCTTGCACCGGACGGTGTCCCCGTCGGAACCGTGGTCGCTGACGCGACTGGGCTCCCGATGGATGTCATTGTAATACAGCGCATACAGGCCCCAAACCACCCAGAGCTGACTATTGGGGCCGTCGCCCCCGGCGGTTTCTCGTGGATCAACAGCCCGATGATGCGGTTTCTGGACGTGAACTGGGAGTACATTCAAGAGGCGAAGATTCACGCGAGTGACACTGTCGAGTCGCGAGCGGTCGACTACGGCGAGACGTGGGGGCCGCTTGACGTGGCCGGCAAACGGGTTCTGCTGGTCGATGATGGGATTCCGACGGGTGCGGCGATGCGCGTCGCGATACAGCGTCTCCGGAAGGCAGGCGCAAACGAGGTTCTCGCCGCCGCCCCCGTCGCGCCGCCGGACGTGCTTGAGGAGGTGCAACGGTGGGCGGACGACGTTGTCGTCCCGCTAAAACCGGCGGCGTTTCAGGCCACCGCGGACTACTACGAGGAGTTCGACAGCATAACGGACGAAGACGCGACGACGGCGCTCTCAGATCTCGTCCAGCGACGGTCGGCGTAG
- the purB gene encoding adenylosuccinate lyase has protein sequence MTERGPLAAVSPLDGRYARYTEPLVPYASERALMRARVEVEVEYLIALADLDATPLSIDDDQRATLRALYEEFDDEDASVVKQLETEGYGEYAATNHDVKAIEYFIRLGMPEGLDAANWIHFGLTSEDVNNLAQRLLVKPAAETVLVPELREIRDALVEMAHTYADVPMLARTHGQPATPTTFGKEMAVYASRLGRAITRVERAAESLSGKLAGASGTYAAHIAAYPDVDWPAFAESFVNDLGLEHEPLTTQVNPCDDLAVLFDALRGANNVLLDLDLDVWLYVSDRYLGQEAVEGETGSSTMPHKVNPIDFENSEGNLSKANSDLVFLGDYVTNSRLQRDLSDSTVKRNIGAAFAHCLIGYGKCQNGLAKVVPNEQVMADDLADTPEIIGEAVQTILRREGYADAYEQVKKATRGREVTIEDFHDMFADLDVSDDVRAELEALTPTDYTGIAEQQADDS, from the coding sequence ATGACCGAGAGAGGGCCACTGGCCGCCGTCTCGCCGCTCGACGGCCGATACGCCCGCTACACCGAACCGCTCGTCCCGTACGCCAGCGAGCGGGCGCTGATGCGCGCCCGCGTGGAAGTCGAAGTCGAGTATCTCATCGCGCTCGCGGACCTCGACGCCACGCCGCTGTCCATCGACGACGACCAGCGCGCGACGCTCCGGGCGCTGTACGAGGAGTTCGACGACGAGGACGCGAGCGTCGTCAAACAGCTCGAAACCGAGGGCTACGGCGAGTACGCGGCGACCAACCACGACGTAAAGGCCATCGAGTACTTCATCCGACTGGGTATGCCCGAGGGCCTCGACGCCGCCAACTGGATTCACTTCGGGCTGACCAGCGAGGACGTGAACAACCTCGCTCAGCGGCTGCTCGTCAAGCCCGCCGCCGAGACGGTGCTGGTGCCCGAACTCCGCGAGATACGGGACGCGCTGGTCGAGATGGCCCACACCTACGCCGACGTGCCGATGCTCGCCCGCACCCACGGCCAGCCCGCGACGCCGACGACCTTCGGCAAGGAGATGGCCGTCTACGCCTCCCGGCTGGGCCGGGCCATCACGCGGGTGGAGCGCGCCGCCGAGAGCCTGTCGGGCAAACTGGCCGGCGCGTCGGGGACCTACGCGGCCCACATCGCCGCTTACCCCGACGTGGACTGGCCGGCGTTCGCCGAGTCCTTCGTCAACGACCTCGGCCTCGAACACGAACCGCTGACGACACAGGTCAACCCCTGTGACGACCTCGCGGTCCTGTTCGACGCGCTTCGTGGCGCGAACAACGTCCTGCTCGACCTCGACCTGGACGTGTGGCTGTACGTCTCGGACCGCTACCTCGGCCAGGAGGCCGTCGAGGGCGAGACCGGGTCCTCGACGATGCCCCACAAGGTCAATCCCATCGACTTCGAGAACAGCGAGGGGAACCTCTCGAAGGCCAACTCCGACCTCGTCTTCCTCGGGGACTACGTGACGAACTCCCGGCTCCAGCGGGACCTCTCAGACTCGACGGTCAAGCGCAACATCGGGGCCGCCTTCGCGCACTGCCTCATCGGCTACGGCAAGTGCCAGAACGGGCTGGCGAAGGTCGTCCCCAACGAGCAGGTGATGGCCGACGACCTCGCGGACACGCCGGAAATCATCGGCGAGGCCGTCCAGACCATCCTCCGGCGCGAGGGGTACGCCGACGCCTACGAGCAGGTCAAGAAGGCGACGCGGGGCCGCGAGGTCACCATCGAGGACTTCCACGACATGTTCGCGGACCTCGACGTGAGCGACGACGTGCGGGCAGAACTGGAGGCGCTGACGCCGACCGACTACACTGGTATTGCCGAACAGCAGGCCGACGACAGCTGA
- a CDS encoding M20 family metallopeptidase → MSFDIPSFHRRAVETPSHERVDEMRSLLVDTLEDAGEYPEVDGLGNVVVSRGDPDGTHILLNTHIDTVPPHLPYERRTEPPGLDETVDGTGGDGDGDIVCGRGACDAKGPLVALLDAFLTVTPDDGRVTLAISTDEETTQTGGAHLADTIDADGYIVGEPTGFDVCTAARGQFEGTVTIHGESAHAADPGSGHNAIRAAAPILQAMESYEDKKGPGEHETLGYPILTPSMVEGGEATNQVPAECTITFDRRSVPPETSESFCADLQAHLEQWLPESMGVTVDLIRPDTPFPEAFATDADAELVRTLQEASGGAVRQFGAATEASYFASNGPTVVFGPGDLSDETGAVAHSKREYVRLSEVRTAARAVRETVERLI, encoded by the coding sequence ATGTCGTTCGACATCCCCTCATTCCACCGGCGGGCCGTCGAAACGCCGTCACACGAGCGCGTCGACGAGATGCGCTCACTGCTGGTCGACACGCTGGAGGACGCCGGCGAGTACCCGGAGGTAGACGGCCTCGGCAACGTCGTCGTCTCACGAGGCGATCCCGACGGGACCCACATCCTCCTCAACACGCACATCGACACCGTGCCGCCACATCTGCCCTACGAGCGGCGGACGGAGCCGCCGGGACTGGACGAGACCGTCGATGGCACCGGCGGCGACGGAGACGGCGACATCGTCTGTGGTCGCGGGGCCTGTGACGCGAAAGGGCCACTCGTGGCGCTCCTTGATGCCTTCCTCACTGTGACGCCCGACGACGGCCGGGTGACACTGGCGATTTCCACCGACGAGGAGACCACACAGACCGGCGGCGCACACCTCGCGGACACCATCGACGCCGACGGCTACATCGTCGGCGAGCCAACCGGCTTCGACGTGTGTACGGCCGCCCGCGGGCAGTTCGAGGGGACAGTCACCATCCACGGCGAGAGCGCCCACGCCGCCGACCCCGGCAGCGGCCACAACGCGATTCGGGCCGCTGCGCCGATACTGCAGGCGATGGAGAGCTACGAGGACAAGAAAGGCCCGGGGGAACACGAAACGCTTGGCTACCCCATTCTCACGCCGTCGATGGTGGAGGGCGGCGAGGCGACCAATCAGGTCCCGGCAGAGTGTACCATCACCTTCGACCGGCGGAGCGTCCCGCCGGAAACGAGCGAGTCCTTCTGTGCCGACCTGCAGGCCCACCTCGAACAGTGGCTCCCGGAGTCGATGGGCGTCACCGTGGACCTCATCCGCCCGGACACGCCGTTCCCCGAGGCGTTCGCCACCGACGCCGACGCGGAGCTGGTCCGGACGCTACAGGAAGCCAGCGGCGGCGCAGTCCGGCAGTTCGGGGCCGCGACAGAGGCCTCGTATTTTGCAAGCAACGGGCCGACTGTGGTGTTCGGCCCCGGTGACCTGAGCGACGAAACAGGAGCGGTCGCTCACTCGAAACGCGAGTACGTCCGCCTCTCAGAAGTGCGAACCGCCGCGCGAGCCGTACGGGAGACGGTTGAACGGCTGATCTGA
- a CDS encoding Tfx family DNA-binding protein has translation MLARGWQQRYFHSGCRPVAMDERIDPDELLAAVGFDTDESVLTRRQAEVLALRENDVRQSDIGELLGTSRANISSIERNARENVEKARQTVAFANTLTAPVRVDIAVGTDIYDVPQTVYAACDEAGVEVNYGSSNLLQLVDDAVDGAIQQDTVQVPLRIDVTNDGVVHVRERAAERTE, from the coding sequence ATGCTGGCTCGCGGCTGGCAACAACGTTATTTTCACTCCGGCTGCCGACCTGTGGCTATGGATGAGCGAATCGACCCGGACGAACTGCTCGCTGCTGTCGGCTTTGATACAGACGAGAGCGTGCTAACGCGCCGGCAAGCGGAGGTCCTTGCGCTCCGGGAAAACGATGTCCGTCAGAGCGATATCGGGGAGTTACTCGGCACGTCACGCGCGAATATTTCGAGCATAGAGCGGAATGCGAGAGAGAACGTCGAGAAGGCACGCCAGACAGTCGCCTTTGCGAACACCCTGACTGCACCAGTTCGTGTCGACATTGCAGTCGGGACCGACATCTACGATGTTCCGCAAACGGTGTACGCCGCCTGTGATGAGGCCGGTGTCGAAGTCAATTACGGCTCCTCGAATCTGTTGCAACTCGTCGATGACGCCGTCGATGGTGCGATTCAGCAGGACACGGTGCAGGTGCCACTCCGAATTGATGTGACAAACGACGGTGTCGTACACGTTCGAGAACGGGCGGCAGAACGAACGGAGTGA